The following proteins come from a genomic window of Pyxidicoccus sp. MSG2:
- a CDS encoding MDR family MFS transporter: MAPSAATTSADALSAALPAFTRAQKVFTMLGALLGLLLAALDQTIVATAGPSIQADLHIPASLYAWLTTAYMVASTMMVPVWGKLSDLLGRRAVLAVGILIFLAGSFLCGAARSTVALIIFRAVQGLGSAALFTAALAVVADLFEPRERGKYQGLFGAVFGLSSVVGPLVGGFITDHFGWHWVFFINLPVGVVALSLVLLRMPKLRPPGVARGGLDLRGAGSLALAVVPLLLALSLGRSGGGDWAWGSWRILGLLALAGVGTALFLRVETRAREPLLDLKLFRLRAFSTANVAVFIIGAAFLSGVVFLPLFMVNVVGLSATRSGLTIMPLTLGVVAGNVLSGQLVAKLGRYKVLLLVSLGLLMVGFAVMGFTLTPESTQAEVTAKMVLVGLGLGPSIPLYTMAIQNAVPPQRIGVATSAATFFRQLGMTLGVALLGTVFAATLSRELGTRLPEATAGLPESVRAQVAVTVPGASGEDSAPGEGFQGEAVKARLRTEFATERREVGEAERARVDAEEARALESVDRAHQAMKESFTRGVSAVYRVAILIALLAFLVTLFLPEQPLRRGRGPAPAE, from the coding sequence ATGGCTCCGTCCGCCGCCACAACCTCCGCCGACGCCCTGTCCGCCGCGCTGCCCGCGTTCACCCGTGCACAGAAGGTCTTCACGATGCTGGGGGCGCTGCTCGGGCTGCTGCTCGCGGCGTTGGACCAGACGATTGTCGCGACAGCGGGGCCGTCCATCCAGGCGGACCTGCACATCCCCGCGTCGCTCTACGCGTGGCTCACCACGGCGTACATGGTGGCGTCCACGATGATGGTGCCGGTGTGGGGGAAGCTGTCGGATTTGCTGGGCCGGCGCGCGGTGCTGGCGGTGGGCATCCTCATCTTCCTCGCGGGCAGCTTCCTGTGCGGGGCGGCCCGGTCCACGGTGGCGCTCATCATCTTCCGCGCGGTGCAGGGGCTGGGCAGCGCGGCGCTCTTCACCGCGGCGCTCGCAGTGGTGGCGGACCTCTTCGAGCCTCGCGAGCGCGGAAAGTACCAGGGCCTCTTCGGCGCCGTGTTCGGCCTGTCGAGCGTGGTGGGCCCGCTGGTGGGCGGCTTCATCACCGACCACTTCGGCTGGCACTGGGTGTTCTTCATCAACCTGCCGGTGGGCGTGGTCGCGCTGTCGCTCGTGCTGCTGCGCATGCCGAAGCTGCGGCCTCCGGGCGTGGCACGCGGAGGGCTGGACCTGCGCGGCGCGGGCTCGCTCGCGCTGGCGGTGGTGCCACTGTTGCTGGCGCTGAGCCTGGGGCGGAGTGGCGGCGGGGATTGGGCGTGGGGCTCGTGGCGAATCCTGGGCCTGCTCGCGCTGGCCGGGGTGGGCACGGCGCTGTTCCTCCGGGTGGAGACGCGCGCCAGGGAGCCACTGCTCGACTTGAAGCTGTTCCGCCTGCGGGCCTTCAGCACGGCGAACGTGGCGGTGTTCATCATCGGCGCGGCGTTCCTGTCGGGCGTCGTCTTCCTGCCCCTGTTCATGGTGAACGTGGTGGGGCTGTCGGCGACGCGCTCGGGGCTGACCATCATGCCGCTGACGCTGGGCGTGGTGGCGGGCAACGTCCTCAGCGGACAACTGGTGGCGAAGCTGGGGCGGTACAAGGTGCTGCTGCTCGTCTCGCTCGGGCTGCTGATGGTGGGCTTCGCGGTGATGGGCTTCACGCTGACGCCCGAGTCCACCCAGGCCGAGGTGACGGCGAAGATGGTGCTGGTGGGCCTGGGCCTGGGGCCGTCGATTCCGCTCTACACGATGGCCATCCAGAACGCGGTGCCTCCGCAGCGCATTGGCGTGGCCACGTCGGCGGCGACGTTCTTCCGGCAGCTCGGGATGACGCTGGGCGTGGCGCTGCTGGGCACGGTATTCGCGGCCACGCTGTCACGCGAGCTCGGCACGCGTCTGCCCGAAGCGACCGCGGGACTGCCGGAGTCGGTACGGGCCCAGGTCGCGGTGACGGTGCCGGGAGCGAGCGGCGAGGACAGCGCGCCGGGCGAGGGCTTCCAGGGCGAGGCGGTGAAGGCACGCCTGCGCACGGAGTTCGCCACCGAGCGCCGCGAGGTGGGAGAGGCGGAGCGTGCGCGAGTGGATGCGGAGGAGGCACGCGCGCTGGAGTCGGTGGACCGGGCCCACCAGGCGATGAAGGAGTCCTTCACGCGCGGCGTGTCGGCCGTGTACCGCGTCGCCATCCTCATCGCGCTGCTGGCGTTCCTGGTGACGCTCTTCCTTCCGGAGCAGCCCTTGCGGCGGGGACGCGGGCCCGCGCCGGCGGAGTGA
- a CDS encoding adenylate/guanylate cyclase domain-containing protein produces the protein MTANAGDSRMMRGQQTVTGPDVAGWLVSEARSVESPAVLLEGLCQRLLAQGVPLARASISLFTLHPLLHARSHRWRPGQRASTDMHPHGLQHLPGFALSPFKSLLDGSPGIHRRLEEPPAPDDFPMFAELRADGLTDYLALPVCFSDGARHAVSWATSVPGGFSDAHLTLLHGLHPLLALVLEVLARKDMTGVLLDTYLGRDTGRRILQGQIRRGDGETTSAVICLSDLRSFTALSDALPRDVVLELLNAYFETMVGAFHAHGAEVLKFMGDAVLAIFRIDAASPVEERCEAAARTIREAVAASTRDNAERLRKGLPAYEFGAALHVGDVMYGNIGATDRLDFTVIGPAVNLASRIGGLCASLNEPVLLSEAFVSNFRGGTRDLGQHALKGVGMPVRIYSLAATADSQALTAA, from the coding sequence GTGACAGCGAATGCCGGAGACTCGCGGATGATGCGCGGACAGCAGACCGTAACGGGCCCGGACGTCGCGGGATGGCTCGTGTCGGAAGCGCGGAGCGTGGAGAGCCCGGCCGTGCTGCTCGAGGGCCTCTGCCAGCGTCTGCTCGCGCAGGGCGTCCCGCTGGCCCGCGCGTCCATCTCGCTGTTCACCCTGCACCCGCTGTTGCACGCCCGCAGCCACCGCTGGCGCCCCGGACAGCGGGCCTCCACGGACATGCACCCGCACGGGCTCCAGCACCTGCCCGGCTTCGCGCTCAGCCCCTTCAAGTCGCTGCTCGACGGCTCGCCCGGCATCCACCGCCGCCTGGAGGAACCGCCCGCGCCGGATGACTTCCCGATGTTCGCCGAGCTGCGCGCGGACGGCCTCACCGACTACCTCGCGCTGCCGGTGTGCTTCAGCGATGGCGCGCGGCACGCCGTCTCCTGGGCCACCTCCGTGCCCGGCGGCTTCTCGGACGCGCACCTCACGCTGCTCCATGGGCTGCACCCGCTGCTGGCGCTCGTGCTGGAAGTCCTCGCGCGCAAGGACATGACGGGCGTGTTGCTGGACACGTACCTGGGCCGCGACACGGGCCGGCGCATCCTCCAGGGGCAGATCCGCCGGGGCGACGGCGAGACGACCTCCGCCGTCATCTGCCTGAGTGATTTGCGCAGCTTCACCGCGCTGTCGGACGCCCTTCCGCGCGACGTGGTGTTGGAGCTGCTCAACGCGTACTTCGAGACCATGGTGGGCGCCTTCCACGCGCACGGCGCGGAGGTGCTCAAGTTCATGGGCGACGCGGTGCTCGCCATCTTCCGCATCGACGCGGCCTCGCCGGTGGAGGAGCGCTGCGAGGCCGCCGCGCGCACCATCCGCGAGGCCGTGGCCGCCAGCACCCGCGACAACGCCGAGCGCCTCCGCAAGGGCCTGCCTGCCTACGAGTTCGGCGCCGCGCTCCACGTGGGCGACGTCATGTACGGCAACATCGGCGCGACGGACCGGCTGGACTTCACCGTCATCGGCCCGGCCGTGAATCTCGCCAGCCGCATTGGCGGGCTGTGCGCCTCACTCAACGAGCCCGTGCTCCTGTCCGAGGCCTTCGTCTCGAACTTCCGGGGCGGCACGAGAGACCTGGGCCAGCACGCGCTCAAGGGTGTGGGGATGCCCGTGCGCATCTACTCGCTCGCGGCCACCGCCGACTCCCAGGCGCTCACCGCCGCCTGA
- a CDS encoding M20/M25/M40 family metallo-hydrolase: MPVASFVLPASLALQLLSGAAPAVAAKPTLPPPMRPPAAFIKPAAPAYAQATADQLIGPALTQGQAYARLAELTDGIGPRLSGTEAAEAAVQWAVRSFKADGVKVWTEPVKVPRWVRGEERGEVLASERTRGHPLTLLALGGSPPTAPEGLTAEVVEVTSLDALAALGDSVKGKIVFFNHTMSVAADYGRFAGLRGRGPAAAAKAGAVGALVRSLATASLRTPHTGSTRFEDGEARIPAAAITTEEADQLHRMLAGGSVRVKLVLGCSELPDADSSNVIAEIRGREKPQEIVLIGAHLDSWDVGTGAHDDGAGVVMVMEAARLIAKLPKAPSRTVRVVLFMNEENGLRGGRAYAEAHAAELSKHVGAMEMDSGGGRPMGISLRAGAGGQDLVRPWLTPLVALGASNFSTREAGGADISPMVSARVPFFGVEVDSSRYFDVHHTMADTLDKVDPQDLARSTAAVAWLTYALAEMPGTLVRPEPPAPPSGAPAAMPPKASAH, from the coding sequence TTGCCCGTCGCTTCCTTCGTCCTGCCTGCCTCCCTCGCGCTCCAGCTCCTCTCGGGCGCGGCGCCGGCCGTTGCCGCGAAGCCCACCCTCCCTCCGCCCATGCGTCCCCCGGCCGCCTTCATCAAGCCCGCCGCGCCCGCGTATGCACAGGCCACCGCGGACCAGCTCATCGGCCCCGCGCTCACGCAAGGCCAGGCCTACGCGCGCCTCGCCGAGCTCACCGACGGCATCGGCCCGCGCCTGTCCGGCACCGAGGCCGCCGAGGCCGCCGTGCAGTGGGCCGTGCGCAGCTTCAAGGCCGACGGGGTCAAGGTGTGGACCGAGCCCGTCAAGGTGCCGCGCTGGGTCCGCGGCGAGGAGCGCGGCGAGGTGCTCGCCTCGGAGCGCACGCGCGGACACCCGCTCACGCTGCTCGCCCTGGGCGGCAGTCCGCCCACCGCCCCCGAGGGCCTCACCGCCGAGGTGGTGGAGGTGACGTCGCTCGACGCGCTGGCCGCGCTCGGTGACTCCGTGAAGGGGAAGATTGTCTTCTTCAACCACACCATGTCCGTGGCCGCCGACTACGGCCGCTTCGCCGGGCTGCGAGGCCGTGGGCCCGCCGCCGCCGCCAAGGCCGGCGCCGTGGGCGCGCTGGTGCGCTCGCTGGCCACCGCGTCCCTGCGCACGCCGCACACCGGCTCCACACGCTTCGAGGACGGCGAGGCGCGCATCCCCGCCGCCGCCATCACCACCGAGGAAGCGGACCAGCTCCACCGCATGCTCGCGGGCGGTTCCGTGCGCGTGAAGCTGGTGCTCGGCTGCTCCGAGCTGCCCGACGCGGACTCCTCCAACGTCATCGCCGAGATTCGCGGCCGCGAGAAGCCGCAGGAAATCGTCCTCATCGGCGCGCACCTGGACTCGTGGGACGTGGGCACCGGCGCGCATGACGACGGCGCCGGCGTGGTCATGGTGATGGAGGCCGCGCGCCTCATCGCGAAGCTGCCCAAGGCACCGAGCCGCACCGTGCGCGTGGTGCTCTTCATGAACGAGGAGAACGGCCTGCGCGGTGGGCGTGCGTACGCGGAGGCCCACGCCGCGGAGTTGTCCAAGCACGTGGGCGCGATGGAGATGGACTCCGGCGGTGGCCGGCCCATGGGCATCAGCCTGCGCGCGGGCGCGGGCGGCCAGGACCTGGTGCGCCCGTGGCTGACGCCGCTGGTGGCGCTGGGCGCGTCCAACTTCTCCACGCGCGAGGCGGGTGGCGCGGACATCAGCCCCATGGTTTCCGCGCGCGTGCCCTTCTTCGGTGTGGAGGTGGACAGCAGCCGCTACTTCGACGTGCACCACACCATGGCGGACACGCTGGACAAGGTGGACCCGCAGGACCTGGCGCGCAGCACCGCCGCGGTGGCGTGGCTGACGTACGCGCTCGCGGAGATGCCGGGCACGCTCGTGCGTCCGGAGCCTCCCGCGCCGCCCTCCGGTGCGCCCGCGGCGATGCCGCCGAAGGCCTCGGCGCACTGA
- a CDS encoding DUF262 domain-containing protein, protein MPSTLTRRPQATAFSIEDLLDRVRRGEVRIPEFQRPLKWTAEDVRDLFDSVYRGYPIGTLLFWKREAPAASVSFGPVRIDAPSSSQALWVVDGQQRITALTGVLLHPADAAPDGFALFYDLETEEVVSQANGESPPHWLPLRVVLDSELLLEWLDRYPGRAQNPEHTRRAIRIGKAIREYQVPAYVVEDAEEKSLRIIFKRLNTAGNPLSQTEVFNALYGGTAGSRPTSLQGLAEDLRALGFGTLTESMMLRAVLAVRGLDFTQDFQGQLREEDDLTETLQATQRALQSTIVFLKRDAGIPHLLLLPEDISFYLLARFFHLHPEPSPRSRELLARWLWRRATASVSNLLIPQGAALSFDASDEERTVQELLAQVPARPGPLEQQLPSFRFFALDTVMGVVDANALLSLHPRHLLTGAPLDVAAMLEEAGRSAFHPILPNTLTLQPQQTASMPLVQLTVANYLFHPPQPDTDAGGALQTEHTPGPETLASHALTLEGIRLLQENQHRDFLLMRLDALNAVTVSFLKARTRWDESDRPSLQSLIVDDEED, encoded by the coding sequence ATGCCCTCGACCCTGACGCGGCGGCCGCAAGCGACGGCCTTCAGCATTGAGGACCTGCTGGACCGGGTCCGGCGCGGAGAGGTGCGCATCCCCGAGTTCCAGCGCCCGCTGAAGTGGACGGCGGAGGATGTACGCGACCTGTTCGACAGCGTGTACCGGGGGTATCCCATTGGCACGCTGCTGTTCTGGAAGCGCGAGGCGCCTGCTGCGAGCGTCAGCTTCGGGCCGGTGCGCATCGACGCGCCGTCCTCGAGCCAGGCGCTGTGGGTGGTGGACGGACAACAGCGCATCACCGCGTTGACGGGGGTGTTGCTCCACCCCGCGGACGCGGCCCCTGATGGCTTCGCCCTCTTCTACGACCTGGAAACGGAAGAGGTCGTTTCCCAAGCCAACGGTGAGTCCCCCCCCCACTGGCTGCCGCTGAGAGTCGTTCTGGACAGCGAGCTGCTGCTGGAGTGGCTGGACCGCTATCCAGGACGCGCGCAGAACCCGGAGCACACGCGGCGGGCCATCCGCATCGGCAAGGCCATCCGCGAGTACCAGGTTCCCGCCTACGTCGTCGAAGACGCGGAAGAGAAATCCCTTCGCATCATCTTCAAGCGTCTGAATACGGCGGGAAATCCTCTCAGCCAGACCGAGGTCTTCAATGCGTTGTATGGAGGCACGGCGGGTTCGCGCCCCACTTCGCTGCAAGGACTTGCGGAAGACCTGCGAGCACTCGGCTTTGGAACGCTGACCGAGTCCATGATGCTCAGAGCGGTCCTCGCGGTGCGGGGACTCGACTTCACCCAGGACTTCCAGGGGCAGCTCCGTGAGGAAGATGACCTGACGGAGACGCTTCAGGCCACGCAGCGGGCACTCCAGAGCACCATCGTCTTCCTCAAGCGTGACGCGGGCATTCCGCACCTCCTGCTCCTGCCCGAAGACATCTCCTTCTACCTGCTTGCCCGGTTCTTCCACCTGCATCCCGAGCCCTCGCCGCGCTCGCGCGAGCTGCTGGCCCGCTGGCTCTGGCGGCGCGCCACTGCATCCGTCAGCAATCTCCTCATCCCTCAAGGCGCCGCCCTGTCGTTCGACGCCTCGGACGAAGAGCGCACCGTCCAGGAGCTCCTGGCACAGGTCCCCGCTCGGCCAGGGCCGTTGGAGCAACAGCTCCCGAGCTTTCGATTCTTCGCCCTCGACACCGTCATGGGAGTCGTCGACGCGAATGCGCTGCTCTCGCTTCACCCCAGGCACCTGTTGACGGGGGCGCCGTTGGACGTGGCCGCCATGCTCGAGGAAGCAGGGCGGTCCGCCTTCCATCCCATCCTCCCCAACACGCTGACGCTCCAGCCGCAACAAACCGCATCGATGCCGCTCGTGCAGCTGACGGTGGCCAACTACCTCTTCCACCCTCCGCAGCCAGACACTGACGCCGGGGGTGCGCTCCAGACCGAACACACACCAGGCCCGGAGACTCTCGCAAGCCACGCCCTCACCCTGGAAGGCATCAGGCTCCTCCAGGAGAATCAGCATCGAGACTTCCTGCTCATGCGACTGGACGCCTTGAACGCGGTCACCGTTTCCTTCCTGAAGGCACGCACGCGCTGGGACGAATCGGACCGTCCCTCCCTCCAATCACTCATCGTCGACGACGAGGAGGACTGA
- a CDS encoding type II toxin-antitoxin system HipA family toxin, with translation MEPASTTAGVLDVHLGDVHVGTLTLLADERIEFVISEEYRQRYPRPVLGQSFEDDLTRRQVSRMRLPHFFSNLLPEGPLRELIAEREHVSRQREFFLIARLGEDLPGAIVVRPSGVLSLVEPGPLEETPSSGGPTEEEHLRFSLAGVQLKFSMLRKDRGMTLPTEGRGGDWIVKLPDNRYDHVPENEYSMMTWARAVGITVPEMRLVKVTEVEGLPEGIPLRENLAYAIRRFDRPEPGRRIHMEDMAQVLGLYSDEKYKKFNYETVANVILKVAGLDALHEFLRRLVFIVAIGNADAHHKNWSLLYPDGTRAVLSPAYDLVSTIQYIPNDVLALNLAKSKRFEDVSLDSFERLARKLGLSPDDVLPVVKATVSATLDTWSSLHPDLPLSADSKQRIEAHWKRVPLLQGTP, from the coding sequence GTGGAACCCGCGAGCACCACGGCCGGAGTCCTCGACGTCCACCTCGGTGACGTCCACGTCGGCACGCTGACGCTGCTCGCGGACGAGCGCATCGAGTTCGTCATCTCCGAGGAGTACCGGCAGCGCTACCCGCGTCCCGTGCTGGGCCAGTCCTTCGAGGACGACCTCACGCGCCGCCAGGTGAGCCGGATGCGGCTGCCGCACTTCTTCTCCAACCTCCTGCCCGAAGGCCCCCTGCGCGAGCTCATCGCCGAGCGCGAGCACGTCTCCCGGCAGCGCGAGTTCTTCCTCATCGCCAGGCTGGGCGAGGACCTGCCCGGCGCCATCGTCGTCCGTCCCTCCGGTGTGCTCTCCCTCGTGGAGCCGGGCCCCCTCGAGGAGACCCCGTCGTCCGGCGGCCCCACGGAGGAGGAGCACCTCCGCTTCTCGCTCGCGGGCGTGCAGCTCAAGTTCTCCATGCTGCGCAAGGACCGGGGAATGACGCTTCCCACGGAAGGGCGCGGCGGAGATTGGATCGTCAAGCTCCCGGACAATCGCTATGACCACGTCCCCGAGAACGAATACTCGATGATGACGTGGGCCCGCGCCGTCGGCATCACCGTGCCCGAGATGCGGCTGGTGAAGGTGACTGAAGTCGAAGGACTTCCCGAGGGAATCCCCCTGCGCGAGAACCTCGCCTACGCCATCCGCCGCTTCGACCGCCCCGAGCCCGGCCGCCGCATCCACATGGAGGACATGGCCCAGGTGCTCGGCCTGTACTCCGACGAGAAGTACAAGAAGTTCAACTACGAGACCGTCGCCAACGTCATCCTCAAGGTCGCTGGCCTGGATGCGCTACACGAGTTCCTGCGCCGGCTCGTGTTCATCGTCGCCATCGGCAACGCGGACGCCCACCACAAGAACTGGTCGCTGCTCTACCCGGATGGCACGCGCGCCGTGCTGTCACCGGCCTACGACCTCGTCTCCACCATCCAGTACATCCCCAATGACGTGCTCGCGCTGAACCTCGCGAAGTCCAAGCGCTTCGAGGACGTCTCCCTCGACAGCTTCGAGCGGCTCGCCCGGAAGCTGGGGCTCTCCCCCGACGACGTGCTGCCCGTGGTGAAGGCCACCGTGAGCGCCACGCTCGACACGTGGTCTTCCCTCCACCCCGACCTCCCCCTGTCCGCGGACAGCAAGCAGCGCATCGAAGCTCACTGGAAGCGAGTCCCCCTGCTCCAGGGCACGCCATGA
- a CDS encoding class I SAM-dependent methyltransferase, with amino-acid sequence MNPEAFFTLYSDLPQFGPGSAACTLEALKRLPTLPPSPRVVDVGCGSGRQTLVLAEALRTRILAVDLHQPYLDQLERDARARRLDAFIETRQADMAALDVPAGSVDLLWSEGAIYHLGFGPGLRRFRPLLAPGGLAAVTECTWLTDARPAEAARFWTEGYPTMGTTPENRATAEAEGYEVLDTFTLPHSAWWDYYTPLLQRMERLRPTAAPALREVFTATEEEIALFRRHGDSYGYVFYLLRNRNT; translated from the coding sequence ATGAACCCCGAGGCCTTCTTCACCCTCTACAGCGACCTGCCTCAGTTCGGACCCGGCAGTGCCGCGTGCACCCTCGAAGCGCTGAAGCGACTTCCCACCCTGCCCCCGTCTCCCCGCGTGGTGGACGTGGGCTGCGGCTCCGGAAGACAGACGCTCGTGCTCGCCGAAGCGCTGCGCACCCGCATCCTCGCGGTGGACCTGCACCAGCCCTATCTCGACCAGCTCGAACGCGACGCCCGGGCCCGCAGGCTGGACGCCTTCATCGAGACACGTCAGGCGGACATGGCCGCGCTCGATGTGCCCGCGGGCTCCGTGGACCTGCTCTGGTCCGAGGGCGCCATCTACCACCTGGGCTTCGGCCCGGGCCTGCGCCGCTTCCGTCCGCTGCTCGCGCCCGGCGGACTCGCGGCCGTCACCGAGTGCACCTGGCTCACCGATGCCCGCCCCGCCGAGGCCGCCCGCTTCTGGACCGAGGGCTACCCCACCATGGGCACCACTCCGGAGAACCGCGCCACCGCCGAGGCCGAGGGCTACGAGGTGCTCGACACCTTCACCCTCCCCCACTCCGCGTGGTGGGACTACTACACGCCACTGCTCCAGCGCATGGAGCGCCTGCGCCCCACGGCGGCCCCCGCCCTGCGTGAGGTCTTCACCGCCACGGAGGAGGAAATCGCTCTCTTCCGCCGCCACGGCGACAGCTACGGCTACGTGTTCTACCTGCTGCGCAACCGGAACACCTGA
- a CDS encoding PAS domain S-box protein: MSIAHRAHRFFELSPEPLIVLASDGRLLEANAAWCRLVGWSLEALTHQPTRGFIHPDDVEALDSRLKALLAAGGHADLACRWRCQDGTWKSLSWSMSASAGGDEVYCIVRPLDAPPSVEAALHRSEQNFRRLIDTAPEGIFVHRDNRFIYANPTLLQALGYAHADELIGQSIWGIVHPDDLELVRQRVRTAVGGELAPLREIRYLRKDGTSYDAESVGIPVEFDGEKAVVVMSRDVTERKRAHTQLLQNDRMVLAGTLAAGVGHEINNPLTYVMANLDSAMEAMARLGGELTLSVPDGPGTVAWSTTLRETEALLKEAQEGATRVRNIVRDLKFISRQDAERREPVDVREPLDFSVNMASSALRHRARLIKKYEPVPTVYADASRLGQVFLNLLVNAAQAIPDGSAEEHHITVWVRPGPSGMVAVDVSDSGTGIPPDVLPRIFDPFFTTKPVGQGTGLGLSICHSLIRNLGGDITVHSEQGKGTTFTVLLPTAPESPRPAAKPAEAPAPAPDTEHRGQVLVIDDEPPVGRSLARILGAAHKVTVVNSGEEALAALTSGTPFDAVFCDLMMPGISGMDVYERVREASPDLSRRFIFITGGSYTARARQFLERVPNRQIEKPFDVGLIHQFLGEVLGAR; this comes from the coding sequence ATGTCGATAGCGCATCGAGCTCACCGCTTCTTCGAGCTCTCCCCCGAGCCCCTCATCGTGCTCGCCTCTGATGGGCGGCTGCTCGAGGCCAACGCCGCCTGGTGCCGCCTCGTGGGCTGGTCCCTCGAAGCCCTGACCCATCAGCCCACCCGCGGCTTCATCCACCCCGACGACGTCGAAGCCCTGGACTCCCGCCTGAAGGCACTCCTCGCCGCCGGAGGCCATGCCGACCTCGCCTGTCGTTGGCGCTGCCAGGATGGCACCTGGAAATCATTGTCATGGAGCATGTCCGCCAGCGCGGGAGGCGACGAGGTCTACTGCATCGTCCGCCCGCTGGACGCGCCGCCCTCGGTGGAGGCCGCCCTCCACCGCTCGGAGCAGAACTTCCGCAGGCTCATCGACACCGCGCCCGAGGGCATCTTCGTCCACCGCGACAACCGCTTCATCTACGCCAACCCCACCCTGCTCCAGGCGCTCGGCTATGCACATGCGGACGAGCTCATCGGCCAGTCCATCTGGGGCATCGTCCACCCGGATGACCTGGAGCTGGTGCGCCAGCGCGTGCGCACCGCCGTCGGCGGCGAGCTGGCCCCGCTGCGGGAGATTCGCTACCTGCGCAAGGACGGCACCTCGTACGACGCGGAGAGCGTGGGCATCCCCGTCGAGTTCGACGGCGAGAAGGCCGTGGTGGTGATGTCCCGCGACGTCACCGAGCGCAAGCGCGCCCACACACAGCTCCTCCAGAACGACCGCATGGTGCTGGCGGGCACGCTCGCCGCGGGCGTGGGCCACGAAATCAACAACCCGCTCACCTACGTGATGGCCAACCTGGACTCGGCCATGGAGGCCATGGCGCGGCTCGGCGGAGAGCTGACGCTGTCCGTCCCCGACGGCCCCGGCACCGTGGCGTGGAGCACGACGCTGCGCGAGACGGAGGCGCTGCTCAAGGAGGCCCAGGAAGGCGCCACGCGCGTGCGCAACATCGTCCGGGACCTCAAGTTCATCTCCCGCCAGGACGCGGAGCGGCGCGAGCCGGTGGACGTGCGCGAGCCGCTCGACTTCTCCGTCAACATGGCGTCCAGCGCGCTGCGCCACCGCGCCCGGCTCATCAAGAAGTACGAGCCCGTGCCCACCGTGTACGCCGACGCGTCCCGCCTGGGGCAGGTCTTCCTCAACCTGCTGGTGAACGCCGCCCAGGCCATTCCCGACGGCAGCGCCGAGGAGCACCACATCACCGTCTGGGTCCGCCCCGGGCCCTCCGGGATGGTGGCCGTGGACGTGAGCGACTCGGGCACTGGCATTCCGCCCGACGTGCTCCCGCGCATCTTCGACCCGTTCTTCACCACCAAGCCCGTGGGCCAGGGCACGGGGCTGGGGCTGTCCATCTGCCACAGCCTCATCCGCAACCTCGGCGGCGACATCACCGTCCACAGCGAGCAGGGGAAGGGCACGACGTTCACCGTACTCCTGCCCACCGCGCCCGAGAGCCCCCGCCCCGCCGCGAAGCCGGCGGAAGCGCCCGCGCCCGCGCCCGACACCGAGCACCGGGGACAGGTGCTGGTGATTGACGACGAGCCCCCCGTGGGCCGCTCGCTCGCGCGCATCCTCGGCGCCGCGCACAAGGTCACCGTGGTGAACAGCGGCGAGGAGGCCCTCGCGGCGCTCACCTCCGGCACGCCCTTCGACGCCGTCTTCTGTGACTTGATGATGCCGGGCATCTCCGGGATGGATGTCTACGAGCGGGTGCGCGAGGCTTCACCCGACCTGTCCCGGCGCTTCATCTTCATCACCGGCGGCTCCTACACCGCCCGTGCGCGACAGTTCCTCGAGCGGGTACCCAACCGGCAAATCGAGAAGCCCTTCGACGTGGGCTTGATTCATCAGTTCCTGGGTGAAGTGCTCGGGGCGCGGTAG